The following proteins are co-located in the Ictalurus punctatus breed USDA103 chromosome 14, Coco_2.0, whole genome shotgun sequence genome:
- the fam3c gene encoding protein FAM3C isoform X1: MMRPGGIVKLIILISTLLLVVFLAFQLLEFHTDFHLPHSLLKPGAMESSTEATPHKCGVYKPCPEHHFTFKMASGAASIVGPKICLEDETLMSGVRNNVGRGLNIALVNGKTGRLIRTDSFDMWSGDVSLLIKFLKDIEDGTVVMMATFDDSSTKLNSEARKLISAFGSSYINSLSFRDNWLFVGGKGIKTKSPFEQGGLCGTHVGLFIVFSHMTDLETWRAKHHSKMAANTGHSMELQHRPVKFPSVSSHEYFDHLSKEQQQRYLKNIRYAIHIQQREMVCMFCKTLFFTGPGQRSSPIIIILTGVGQRSSSSIIVERGARRQCPLSPLLDLDQGLDLDLDTHYQLVHLLIS, encoded by the exons ATGATGAGACCAGGAG GAATTGTGAAATTGATCATCCTGATTTCTACCCTTCTCTTGGTGGTGTTCCTGGCTTTTCAGCTCCTGGAATTCCACACGGATTTTCATTTGCCACACTCGTTAT TGAAACCTGGAGCCATGGAAAGTT CTACAGAGGCAACTCCTCACAAATGTGGCGTGTATAAGCCCTGTCCTGAACACCATTTCACCTTCAAAATGGCCAGCGGAGCTGCCAGTATCGTCGGGCCCAAAATCTGCCTAGAGGATGAGAC ATTGATGAGTGGTGTGAGGAACAACGTTGGAAGGGGTTTGAACATTGCCCTAGTCAATG GAAAGACTGGCAGGCTCATCCGTACTGACTCCTTTGACATGTGGAGTGGAG atGTCAGCTTACTTATCAAGTTTTTGAAGGATATTGAAGATGGAACAGTTGTCATGATGGCTACTTTTGATGACTCTTCTACAAA ACTTAATAGTGAGGCAAGGAAGTTAATATCAGCATTTGGCAGCTCCTATATCAATTCACTCAGCTTCAGGGACAACTGGCTGTTTGTTGGAGGAAAAGGGATCAAAACCAAGAGTCCTTTTGAACAG GGTGGTTTGTGTGGGACCCACGTGGGCCTGTTCATAGTTTTCAGTCACATGACTGATTTGGAGACCTGGAGAGCAAAACATCATTCCAAAATGGCAGCCAACACTGGACACTCCATGGAACTGCAACACAGGCCTGTCAAATTTCCATCTGTTTCAAGTCATGAATATTTTGATCACCTctcaaaagaacaacaacaaaggtATTTGAAAAACATTCGATATGCCATCCATATACAGCAGAGAGAAAtggtttgtatgttttgtaaaaCCTTATTTTTTACAGGtccaggtcaaaggtcatcaccaaTCATAATTATCTTGACCGGtgtaggtcaaaggtcatcatcatcaatcataGTTGAGAGAG
- the fam3c gene encoding protein FAM3C isoform X2, which produces MMRPGGIVKLIILISTLLLVVFLAFQLLEFHTDFHLPHSLLKPGAMESSTEATPHKCGVYKPCPEHHFTFKMASGAASIVGPKICLEDETLMSGVRNNVGRGLNIALVNGKTGRLIRTDSFDMWSGDVSLLIKFLKDIEDGTVVMMATFDDSSTKLNSEARKLISAFGSSYINSLSFRDNWLFVGGKGIKTKSPFEQGGLCGTHVGLFIVFSHMTDLETWRAKHHSKMAANTGHSMELQHRPVKFPSVSSHEYFDHLSKEQQQRSRSKVITNHNYLDRCRSKVIIINHS; this is translated from the exons ATGATGAGACCAGGAG GAATTGTGAAATTGATCATCCTGATTTCTACCCTTCTCTTGGTGGTGTTCCTGGCTTTTCAGCTCCTGGAATTCCACACGGATTTTCATTTGCCACACTCGTTAT TGAAACCTGGAGCCATGGAAAGTT CTACAGAGGCAACTCCTCACAAATGTGGCGTGTATAAGCCCTGTCCTGAACACCATTTCACCTTCAAAATGGCCAGCGGAGCTGCCAGTATCGTCGGGCCCAAAATCTGCCTAGAGGATGAGAC ATTGATGAGTGGTGTGAGGAACAACGTTGGAAGGGGTTTGAACATTGCCCTAGTCAATG GAAAGACTGGCAGGCTCATCCGTACTGACTCCTTTGACATGTGGAGTGGAG atGTCAGCTTACTTATCAAGTTTTTGAAGGATATTGAAGATGGAACAGTTGTCATGATGGCTACTTTTGATGACTCTTCTACAAA ACTTAATAGTGAGGCAAGGAAGTTAATATCAGCATTTGGCAGCTCCTATATCAATTCACTCAGCTTCAGGGACAACTGGCTGTTTGTTGGAGGAAAAGGGATCAAAACCAAGAGTCCTTTTGAACAG GGTGGTTTGTGTGGGACCCACGTGGGCCTGTTCATAGTTTTCAGTCACATGACTGATTTGGAGACCTGGAGAGCAAAACATCATTCCAAAATGGCAGCCAACACTGGACACTCCATGGAACTGCAACACAGGCCTGTCAAATTTCCATCTGTTTCAAGTCATGAATATTTTGATCACCTctcaaaagaacaacaacaaag GtccaggtcaaaggtcatcaccaaTCATAATTATCTTGACCGGtgtaggtcaaaggtcatcatcatcaatcataGTTGA
- the fam3c gene encoding protein FAM3C isoform X3: MMRPGGIVKLIILISTLLLVVFLAFQLLEFHTDFHLPHSLLKPGAMESSTEATPHKCGVYKPCPEHHFTFKMASGAASIVGPKICLEDETLMSGVRNNVGRGLNIALVNGKTGRLIRTDSFDMWSGDVSLLIKFLKDIEDGTVVMMATFDDSSTKLNSEARKLISAFGSSYINSLSFRDNWLFVGGKGIKTKSPFEQYIKNNAETNKYEGWPEVLEMEGCIPRKHD, translated from the exons ATGATGAGACCAGGAG GAATTGTGAAATTGATCATCCTGATTTCTACCCTTCTCTTGGTGGTGTTCCTGGCTTTTCAGCTCCTGGAATTCCACACGGATTTTCATTTGCCACACTCGTTAT TGAAACCTGGAGCCATGGAAAGTT CTACAGAGGCAACTCCTCACAAATGTGGCGTGTATAAGCCCTGTCCTGAACACCATTTCACCTTCAAAATGGCCAGCGGAGCTGCCAGTATCGTCGGGCCCAAAATCTGCCTAGAGGATGAGAC ATTGATGAGTGGTGTGAGGAACAACGTTGGAAGGGGTTTGAACATTGCCCTAGTCAATG GAAAGACTGGCAGGCTCATCCGTACTGACTCCTTTGACATGTGGAGTGGAG atGTCAGCTTACTTATCAAGTTTTTGAAGGATATTGAAGATGGAACAGTTGTCATGATGGCTACTTTTGATGACTCTTCTACAAA ACTTAATAGTGAGGCAAGGAAGTTAATATCAGCATTTGGCAGCTCCTATATCAATTCACTCAGCTTCAGGGACAACTGGCTGTTTGTTGGAGGAAAAGGGATCAAAACCAAGAGTCCTTTTGAACAG TACATTAAGAACAATGCTGAGACCAACAAGTATGAAGGCTGGCCAGAAGTTCTGGAAATGGAGGGTTGCATTCCTCGGAAGCACGACTGA